The Daphnia carinata strain CSIRO-1 chromosome 1, CSIRO_AGI_Dcar_HiC_V3, whole genome shotgun sequence sequence CATGGTGTGCGATGTAAGTGGACCCGTGTCATATACTTGATGACTTGCTGCAAGGTAATTGATGCTGGCCAGCTAAAAGAATCGTCGTCTATGGCACAcacgcaacaaaaaaagggagaaactACCCAAAGAATTGAGAATGGGGAATAAAAGAGTGGGCTATTTTCTGCTGGCCATGCCGATGTAGTGATGGGAACTGTTGCAGATGTTTAACCTATCCAGGAGCGAAAAGAGCGAATGACGTTGGTTTATACGAAACATCAGACGCGTGGAGTAACGGGCAGAACCGAACGGCTATTCAAAGCGGTCATATAGACGTAGTGCCTTATGTCGATATAAATGGTTTAGTCTGACAGTTTAAAcaattagtttaaaaaaatcttatttACACATGTTCAACTGATAATACCCAAAGcagaaacagagagagagagagagggaaataaaagaaaaagagcatATCACTGATGGCCTTTTGTGTGAGATTAGGGGCAGTAAGTTACGTAGCTTGCTGTCGCTGGACGCAGCGATAGCTTTTGGGAGGAGCTAAAAGGGGATGGCCGGAATTGCAAGAAGGACAATGGGAGCGAGATGCCAACCCCAGTGTATGGTATATACTATCATTGCACACACAGAAGGGAAGAAGAGGTGAGAAGCTGAGCCGGGAGCGCGGATTGGCTCGATAGGAACGTCCACCGCTCCCGCCGAACTCCCGCCCTTCCAGCCTCCGACTCCCGAGAAACGGTGACAGCCAAGAAATCGACCAATCCCGACGCAAGTCGAGCTCTGCACAACATTAagtcgagtttttttttgcattcacgCGGCCATGCCACAGTTTACACAGTTTTCAAAAGTATTGCACGTTTCGGACAGTCATTTGCCCGTCCTACACTAAATGTTAATGCTGTGATGACAACGAAACTAAATCAAGTTTAAAGCAATTCAGGATGTTTTGTTGGAAGGGTTTGATTCCATACAGGATCTGATTTTTCTCAATGACGATCTATTTAGGTTGTGCAACAAGGATTAGTAGAACATGAACAAGATCCCGAGAAACATCTGGTAGTACGTATTCACGTTATTTGGGGTGTGTCTATCAGCATGCCTATTATATACACACATGAATATTGACGATGTTGTTGCTACATTTGCTCATCCGTTCCCATTGGCTGCCAACTTTTACTAAATGCCTGATGTATAACATTTAGAGCGGCGTAGAAACTTTGAGTATTAAGGCTTTACACACTGGCCCAACGTCAACTCGTGCCGTGTTTTATCAACCTATTAAAGTATTAGACATGTGTTTAACCAATATCATTGCTGCATTTTTCACGGCGTCAGCCATCCAATTCTGAAGGACCGAAGATGGGATGAAATCGAGTTCTCGATTAAAAGACAAACCATTATCTACAAAAGCATATACATGTCTAGAAGATACTGAACCATCATTTGATCCTTTCGTCTACGTCTTAGAGCCTTGCCACACATTCCTCATCTCCTATACTACACACACCTCTTTATTTCCCTTAACTGCATACCTTCCGCCTAGCAAATCGTTCAGCCCCATTATACATGTATACGCTGTTTGATCTCGCGACCGCACCCTACATATATCAGCATCCATTGTGTGCCGTTCAACCCATCAAGAGGCTTATATAGTACAAACGGGATGACGTGTATTTTTTTACACGACTTGCGCCGTGTTCCCAGTGTGTAATCCTCGGTGTGACACTACTCGACGCTTATCGCGGTCGAGTTGTCCTCTATACATTTTTGGCCAGCTAGAAACATCATCGTACAACTTTCATTTGGGCGACTGGGCttgtaagaaataaaaaaaagtagagcAGGCCTCGTATATATGTAATGCGTAcattttttgtctctttttcgCCTTTTCACTTTGGGCGATCCGGTTGACGGCGGAGGGAGGTCGCCACTCTTTTCTCCCTGCCGTTTGCGATGGCCGCGTGGGAAAATGGTCACCTGTCTGGCGATCTCTGGCCCCGCTGATGGCGCTCGTCGCTTCTCAATAGGCCATCACTATAAAGCtgtctcctcttttttttttcccgctgtCTTTGTCGCGCGAGTGGAATAGGCAATCTTCTGGCACACGCAGAAAAAATGACAGCGTAATATCGTGGACGATGTTCAACACATCAAGAGAACGTATTACAGGAGCAGCAGAGGAACTCCCAAGAATCAGTTTGTCCAGCTAGTTCCCCGTTTTGATGGTCATGACATGTTTGGTATACAGAAACAGAAGCTTAAAGGCCATTTGTATAGGCAACAACTACAATACTGGGCTCAGACCTATACCAATGCCCTAAATAGTTGATTTAATGCGTCCCCCTGTATGACGACGCTTGCGATGTCATCTATTCAATAATTTGTTGTCAAATGATCGCTTAAATGCTTAGTGCGCAGAATGCGCGATTTAACCTCATTCGTATcatgtaaatagattaaaGTAACTAATAGCCTGATGAACAGTGTTCAGCTTTTGTCGTTCGTTACTTGTGACCTAAACTGGTATTGGCCGTCTGGAATCTTGGTGCACGTGGTATACCTGTGATTCTGCTAATATTAAATATTTGCGACGCTACAACTTAAACAGAACGAAACTTGCCGTGTGTTAGTTTTCGCAAAAACTGGATATTATTGAACCTTGTCATTTAATATAACAGCCAACGTAAATCTATGATATCTCTACAACTTCAGCAAAGTTACTCACACAGACAACGCAAAAGTAATTGTTTTCGTGTAATCAACTGAAATAGAAATTAAACATATTGCATACAAAATCATGCACAGTGGTTATTCATAATTTTAACCTAATTTCGAAAGGAAACGAGGCAACGTTTTCAGAATAAAGGCTCGGCACAAAATTGGCTATCTCCACCGGTATCGATTTTCTTAACCGAAATCTCACACACCATTGTGAGATGTACTATTCGATAACATTCAGCTAACTTGAACAGCTCTTTATTGTCTAGCATTGGAGTAATCGGCTCGCCTGTGTAGaggaaataaacaaactgTCCAACACTTGATGCATTCATGTCATCGATTACGATCCACAAACTTGTTTTCGTGGCTGTTGTTCCGTAAATTCGGCTGTAAATATTTGCCAACAAAAATGAGATAATTTTGATGCTAAAGCACTGTGAAAGAAACAGAAGTGTGACGTTTAGACTGTGACCGTTTAACCGATCCTGATAAtcaagcaaatgttttaaaattttattaaattttatgaGACATATCATAAGACACATGATGGGGAATTAGAATGAATCATCAAATTGCACAAAGCAAACcaaagttgaaaagaaaacaatcccATAGCGTCACGTGTTTCGGCTAAGGGGAGTGGTGCGCATTTTAAGATTCAAAATCTTCAAGGTGAATCGACAGGATTGTTTTTCACCCGAAAACTGCTAGCGTACCCTTCCTGCTCTATGTACCCCGCAGCTAAATTATCGAAACATCCACCGCATTGTCCAAAAAACTCTGAAAAAATGCTtacctttccctttcttttagtcgaaaaaaaaacaatcatgaATTTACATATTACTTTTTCAAGGATGCCTGTAACGGAGGGAAGGGTGACAATCGTTGCTTTTGTTTTAgtctagaaaaaaagagaacaactTGTAATAAGGTACGAATCGGGGGCAATGACATGCAAATTTACTGCCACCCCTCAAGAACGCGCCATTTTACCAAAGGCGCTTGAAAACGCCAAGGACACAAtcattttgaattcattttgcGGGAAAATATTTCGCAATTATTACAGTTTATTCTGATTGAATTCTGTCATCTCTATTATTCAGCTAAAGTATAGATTTTACTGACAGTTTGTTTCATACCGTTTTAGCAAGTCCAACGGTAGACAATCACCATTGACAGTCCAGGTGGAAAACTACGTAGCAACACCTTCTTACGAGCCCTGTAAAATACCCGCAGAGTACAGGTAGAAGAAAAGGCTTGGCATGCAGACTAGTACACAATCATCCTTTTCCATAATAGATGCGTTCAGCTCCGTTTTCGCAGAGCTGAGCACGTTTACGATCGATATTTTAAACTGTCGTCTACCTTGTTACGTAGCTGGCCAAGTCCAGCAGTCGTGCTATCTTCACATTATCAAGTCTGCACCATCTACGATATGTGGCAATACAATTTGTGTGTTGCCTGTTTAAGAATTAGagcctcttttattttcacaatGCGGTGGCACTGCATAAACTAACATGCTGTGTAAAAGCGGGCTTAACATGATGTGGCACGCCTGGTCATAGCTTCAATCCACGAATTCTAGATAACACGCTATTGTACAGAAATTCTTGACATTCATAATAGTTCTTGGTAGCACATCATGATATCTTACGACTTAACGCACGGTCTTTGCCCGTGCATGAACGGACCCTTTTTTTACGTCATGGACTAAATTAAACTGCTTCACTACTGAATCTGACGTAAGTTGACTACCCACATTTTATGACACAATCTATCCATGTAAATCATAACTAGAATgcacatatatatattctgCTGAAATCGCTATGACCTACTTCTGAGCACGTATTCAACTACACAAGCGCTGAAATCGATCCGGAACGTCTGCGATTTATTTTAGTGCTGGAACAATGAGATCATCAAAAATccagaaatagaaaacaaaacatgcaTAGAGCGAAAGCCAAACTGTACGTAGGGTCAAGCAGTTTGATCGATTTCAATTCCATTATTAAAGCAACGCTTGAGCTCATCGTGATTCTACCATTGAAAATGAGCGGTCTCTGCTTGTCCACGTACTATGCGGTCGATCGAGCGGCCATTATGTCCCTAGCAGAAAGTAACCTGCTAATGGACTCATGATTTATGCACAGCAAAACGTGAGGTCGTTAGATTGCAGTAGATCGAGCTGATGGGGTCACCGCTGTGAGCCATCATCTTGCTGGAAACAAGAACTTTCTGGAAGAACTTGTGAGACTCGTGGCAATGCGCGTACAAAATAGGGCCACTGCTGATGGATTCGTCAAAACGATGGCGTGACTCACGCTGCGAATCTGATGAAAAACGAACCAGTCATATGGTACTACACGTTCGTGATGCTTTATattgctcttttgtttttatttctctcgTTCCATTCAAGTTGGTTGGTCCTTTGCTTGCCTCTacgctcttttgttttgtttcctttttgttatttattcgGCTGGCTTGATGTGACTAGCCCAGGTCTGCTGTCTTTATTTGCGTGAGCTGATGGATGATGGACCCTACACGCAATAACGACACTGTATAGTACAGGCCTATAGGGCAATGTAACTACGTGTACGTCGTCTTCTATAAGAGGTAGgttgaacaaaataacaaCGGAAGGCTTTATATAGGGGCCAATTTTTCGTGTGGGAATCCATCCGTAGCGAAGCGGGTCTTcaacttccctttttttccgccctttcagttttcattttccagcATATGGTTGCCAATGCTGCAAGCATTTGGGTTGCCATGACGCTGCTGTATCAATTAGCATGACAAAACACACGGTTCCATATAGCTGTTATAGGAGGGGGGTTATCGTTCGGACTTCTTCGATGCCCGACAGCTCGAAATCTACGTCAGTTAGCCGTTTGCGTTTGCCCAGGTAGCGCGGAGTAAAAGAGTTGTCGGGTAGTCTTAAATTTATCATTTGCTGTCGCACAATCGTCGTCAAGATATCGGAGTTTGACGATCGGAAATGGGGACCAGAAGTGTAGGCGGAGAAGGAGCTTATACAACACCTACTGAATGGAAGCTATGGAATCAAACGAAGGTTTAAATAACCCATGCGTTTTACGCAAGGTCTATTATGATAATCGTTTTTGGTTGATTgacatgtttggcttttttccAGTTGAGTCAAAGCCAATTTGAACGGCTGACAGCCGAACGTCTTGACGCCGAAAGCAAAAGGCTTCGTGATGATGTCGGTACCCGCGTTACTTCAAGTCGTCGTGAGGTATGTTTCAACTAAATTATGATAATCTTGTATTTCACTGTGTTAACCAGTAAACAAACGACAGGTGAGTCAGCAATTCTCGACGAGGATTAGAGATTTGCAGTACTGGTCTACCAACTTGGAATCCAAGACGGCAGAAGTTGGCTCAGAGATAGACGCTCTGTTGCAATGCCAATCGCAATTGCAACGAATGCATCACGCCTGCGGAGGTCCGTCCTTGTTTCTATAATAGCTAATTTAGCTTCTATCCTAAGTACAGCACTAtctaataaataataataaaacctGACAATTTATTGATTAAACTGCGTATATGAGCGCTATCTATTTGTTATACACGCAGACCCGATCGCTGTTGTTGAACAATGTCTGCAATTGCGGGAACGCCGTTCTCATGTTGATCGATGTCTTGATGAAGTTCAAAGTTCTCTGCACGATGAGCTGCGTACTTTACGCCAAGGGGAGATGGTGCTTGGAAGGACGGTCATTGAAGCGAACGAACAGCTCAGACTCTTGCGAAGCGCTAAATTTCAGTTGGACCGTGACCTAGCCGACAAATCCAAAGCCAGCGAGATTGATTCAACAACTGCCGGATTGGCCGACTCTGTTGTGGGCGACGGCCGTACTCCACGGCATGACATTTTAAACAGACAAGAAtgtaaaggaaaaattgactttataaaaatttaatttcccTTATTTTCATAGATTGCTATCGGATCTCGTCCATTCGAGCCAAGTAAACGCAACGGTCCATTTCCCTTGGAGCACTCCCGGTGCGGATTTGGGTGGAAACGATCGTAATGCCGGAGCCATAACCAAAGCCAACAGGTtcgtacatttttttatttttgaagtgaattttttttgctaattaatttttttcttcattggcCAACAGGCAAACAACTCCGACTGAATGGCAAAGTTTTACAGAGAGAAACGTACAAGAAGCGTCCGAACAAGTACATCGCTCCTTACAGTTGCGAGTCACGTCAATGGCTGTTATGCAGGATATCATCCGTGACACGCGCTCTCACGCCAATCAGGTGGACCAGCTATTCCATGACGTCATCGACCGGACGAGGAAAGCGTTGGGAGCCCTGAAATCGGAGCACAACGCCGTCTGCCAGCAAATCCAAGACACGGAAGAGACGGCCTCCGGACTGCGCGCCGCCATCGGCGCTCAAGACGCTCCGCTCGGCAGCGCCATCCAACAGCTGGCCCGGAGAACTGCCCGTCCCAACGTCGAATTCTGTCGGTAAGTCCATGCGTGACGTATTACAGAACGCTGTCCGCATTACTGATCATTTGTTCTGTTTATAATAACAGCGACGGCGTCCAGGATTGCCTGGAAACTCGGGTGGACGTAGTCAGGACTTCGTTACGTCAACTCCAGGAAAAACTTAGTCAGGTGAGTGATGTTTAACATGATTTTGGAATTTAACGACTTCTGACTTTCTTTTTGGATGTTTGTCGCATGAAAACCAATCAAAGGCTGAGGCGTCACTACGTCGGCTACGTCAATCCAAATTCGACCTGGAGCAGGAGATCGCCGTGAAGGAGGCGACGCTAAGGATTGACGCAGATCATTGCATGAATGCGTTGCGCAGAAATATGGTCCTTCCACAACCGTGAAAGGTCAGCTCACCTAAATAGTACGATTCTCAATTTCACACTTGTTGTCGTTTGGCATTATCATCATCAACTCTCACTCAAGAGTAAATCACAAAATAATACACAGCACGAAAACGCTTCAAACACATTTTGTAACAATGTAATAGACAGCTAAACTAATTTAGTTTTACTATCTGAAAGGAGTTCACCGAAAATTGCGAGTAGCACTTTGAAAACATGAAAGTGTTTGACCAAGGAAATGTGCGTAAGATTGATGGTCACGAGTTTAGACACCAGGCAAATGAATAAGTTACAGATCCCCGTTAGTTTGTTTAATcctaacaaaaagaaagagtttcCCTTAGCAAACTTTTAAGTGATGGCATCGTCCCGGCTGACTCAGCGTGAAAAATGCTATACAAAACTTGAACGTTTATTGAAAGAGCTTCGCTAAAAATGAACGAACGGGTAACGATTTCAATTAtgtattgaattttatttgattccaTGAATAAGCGATACAGAAACAAGTGTATTCTTGAACATGGTTTGTTTTGGAATACAGAAAAAACTTTGAGTAATTTTTGCTTGTTGATCAAACTAGAATTAACAACCGATGAAAAAATCTTATCGTTACGAACTTTCATTAAATATAAAGGAACTTTACGATTTCACTTATTTGATCTTGTTTATCTTCATCGTCTCTTAGCTGATTCCCTTTAAGTGAATTGTTGGAAATCTTACTCAAAATACCCGCAAGGTAAATAAGATTGACGAAGGGGGTTACTCCGTTAAGACGATATAATTGATTAATGTAAACAACCGATTCAACAGGTAAGGAAAATACAATATTATAAACGTTACGTCAAGTTTCCGCATCACTCCTTGATCAGTAAAAAATGTCGACctaggaatcgacgtaaacCGTTGGACACAAGGGAACATAAAGGAGTGTGGCTTAGAAACCCTTTGACGGGAAGACGTGCATTTGCCTATGAATGCCTCTAAACAATTTCAACCAACTTTCTTTACTTAAACCGATTGACAACACACGATAAATGTCTGTAAAACTTGAAAGCCAATGTAACAATAAGGATAACGCACCAGATGTTGGATTATTGTTCGAGCAACGAAAGTGCAATTGCCTCATCTTCTGGGTATTCAGCCCGTTTCGCGTTGTTGGGGATATATCGACGACCGTCAAAATATTCAAAGTGGAGGCCGACATCTGCATGATTGATAATAGCACCGCCAGGATGGAGCTCCAAATGATCTTCAAGATGTAAAATTTATTTAGACGAGCGTTTTGTTATGAATAAGCATCCAACATGTACCTTCTGCCACATATCCTGCGTTGCCATCCTCAGTCAGAACGTAATAAAACGGCTGATCTCGGCCACGAATTAAATTCCGCGTCATTCGACTTATCCACTCATCAGATGCTTGGCATTTGGCGTCCCATGACACGATAACGCAAGTGTACGAACGGCGCAATAATTCTTCGCCAACGCTATATTTCATGACGAGGCCGACAGCGTATCTCATCGATGATGGCCGATGACAGGCAGCTGTCTGgcggaaaataaaaaccatgACAAATATAAAGAAAGGCTttctttgataaaaaaaaaaacgaagagaatttCTAACATTCTTTGTTTGAGATTGTTGCTCACTCAGTTTCCTGGCACACTTAGTATAAGTGATTTGACGGACACGCTCCCAATGACCAGGCTCGAAATCCACTCTAGTCCATTCATCAGAAAATTCATCCGACTGTCAATCAAGCAAAAATCATAGTCAGCTTTGCACAGAATTTAAAAGTTTCAATCTCGAGGAAACTAGCACCCAATTACCAGAAGGAGCTGGATAGCTTCTT is a genomic window containing:
- the LOC130696713 gene encoding tektin-1-like; its protein translation is MGTRSVGGEGAYTTPTEWKLWNQTKLSQSQFERLTAERLDAESKRLRDDVGTRVTSSRREVSQQFSTRIRDLQYWSTNLESKTAEVGSEIDALLQCQSQLQRMHHACGDPIAVVEQCLQLRERRSHVDRCLDEVQSSLHDELRTLRQGEMVLGRTVIEANEQLRLLRSAKFQLDRDLADKSKASEIDSTTAGLADSVVGDGRTPRLLSDLVHSSQVNATVHFPWSTPGADLGGNDRNAGAITKANRQTTPTEWQSFTERNVQEASEQVHRSLQLRVTSMAVMQDIIRDTRSHANQVDQLFHDVIDRTRKALGALKSEHNAVCQQIQDTEETASGLRAAIGAQDAPLGSAIQQLARRTARPNVEFCRDGVQDCLETRVDVVRTSLRQLQEKLSQAEASLRRLRQSKFDLEQEIAVKEATLRIDADHCMNALRRNMVLPQP